TGCTCATCCAGCAGTCCTATTCCATGCCCGTGCTCGTAATGGGCATTGCCCACGCCGCTGTGCTTCTTGTTGTCTGCACCGTCTGCCATACAGCGCTGTACGAATCGCGTCCGTCCGATCCGGGGCGGTTAGCCTCGTTCTATATGCACCTCGCTCTTGGCGGATTCATCGGCGGCATGCTGGTGAGTTGGGGGGCGCCGCTGGCCGGTGCGAGTCTTGTAGAGTACCCGGGAGCCATCGTGCTGGCCGGATTCGGGCTCGCCCTTGCCGCCTGGCACCGCGGCGACGACCCCCTGGGCGGTCTGCGGTCGATGGGGTTGCGGATGGCGGGGGCGTTCGCGCTGGCCTTGGCCTGGCCTGCTGCTTTGACACTTTTTGATACCGCAGACACAAGTCTCATCGCCGGGGCCGGCGGATTTCTGCTTGCGTTGCTGCTTTATAGGCTGGAACGCCGTAGCGCCGCCGTGGCGTTGATCGGCGTGGCCGTTATCCTGGCTGTGCAGGCTCGCGACCTCTATGGTCCGGCTGGTGGATACCTCCTGCGGCTGCGCAACTTCTACGGCATTTACAAAGTCTACGATGAGGATGGGATACGCTATCTGCGTCATGGCACGACACTGCACGGCATGCAGCGCCTCGATCCCGACAAAAGCGCCGTGCCGCTGGCGTACTACCACCCCACCACGCCCATAGGCGAATTGCTTGAGCAGGGCGTGGCAGTGCTGGAGCCGCTGCGGCGCGAGTCGCCAGTGGCCATCGTGGGCCTTGGTGCCGGGAGCCTGACCATGTACGCCCAGCCGGAGCAGGAGTGGGACGTGTTCGAACTGGATCCGGACAATCTCGGCGTTGCGCGCAGGTTCTTCACCTATCTTGAGCAGAGCCCGGGCGTTTTGCGGTTCGTCTTCGGAGATGCACGCCTTTCTTTGGAAGAGGAGCCCCGAGGCAGATACGGCGTACTCGTGGTGGATGCGTTCAACTCGGACTCCATCCCGGTGCACCTCCTCACACGCGAGGCGCTGGCCGAGTACTTCCGATGCGTCACGCCGGATGGCGTTGTCGCCCTGCACCTCTCCAACAAGTATATGGACCTCGTGCCCGTCGTGCAGGCCACCGCCAGAGAACTCGGATGCCGGGTGTTCGTGAACCAATACGTGGCTGGCGTCCATCCGGACGCCAGGGCATGCGTGTGGGGCGCGTTGACGCAGGACGCTGCCAGCGCGGAGGCGTTGCTACGCCTGGGATGGAAAGACATCACCGACTTTCCGTCGCAGGTTAAGCCCTGGACGGACGACTACTCCAACATCTTCTCAGCATTG
The nucleotide sequence above comes from Oceanidesulfovibrio indonesiensis. Encoded proteins:
- a CDS encoding spermidine synthase; this encodes MFLLANCVVFIASFLLFQVELVVSKAVLPGFGGSYLVWAACVMFFQAALLAGYGWAYFLASRSDSRIWPALHTLFCVAPLALFPVEPAILSRPGHGLAHVLEISWMLLRTVGPGFLVLAAMGLATQQRVALSGLGKRVNAYVLYATSNLGSFAGLMSYPFVVEPLLGVGSQLVVWQVGFGVAVAAHLAIYFGCPQGERRGEAQSRILDTRTPWLQRVSWLVLSAAGAAMFLSVTNAVTMDLAAVPLLWMVPLALYLLTFTLAFRTRPWCPQALRDRFPLAAAIGFFLFLLIQQSYSMPVLVMGIAHAAVLLVVCTVCHTALYESRPSDPGRLASFYMHLALGGFIGGMLVSWGAPLAGASLVEYPGAIVLAGFGLALAAWHRGDDPLGGLRSMGLRMAGAFALALAWPAALTLFDTADTSLIAGAGGFLLALLLYRLERRSAAVALIGVAVILAVQARDLYGPAGGYLLRLRNFYGIYKVYDEDGIRYLRHGTTLHGMQRLDPDKSAVPLAYYHPTTPIGELLEQGVAVLEPLRRESPVAIVGLGAGSLTMYAQPEQEWDVFELDPDNLGVARRFFTYLEQSPGVLRFVFGDARLSLEEEPRGRYGVLVVDAFNSDSIPVHLLTREALAEYFRCVTPDGVVALHLSNKYMDLVPVVQATARELGCRVFVNQYVAGVHPDARACVWGALTQDAASAEALLRLGWKDITDFPSQVKPWTDDYSNIFSALR